gctccgagccgtcggcccagagcccgacgcggggctcgaactcacggaccgcgagatcgtgacctggctgaagtcggacgctcaaccgactgcgccacccaggcgcccctctacccgTCCCCTTCTGATGGTGAAGCTAGTTCCAGGTTTCTTACAGCTGCAGCCACTCACCAACCCTTGGTCCAGAGCACAGGTTCGGTCCCAGAGGTTCCTTTCGGAGCTCCTGCCTCCTGACAGCGGACTCCTAACGTCTGTTCCCTGAGAGCAGGCACCAGAGTTCAGCCCTGCAGCCCCGGGCACTTGCCGCAGCAGGCACTAAGCCCCTTGGGACAGACGGACACAGGAGGATGGTGGGGTTGCGCACTAGGCTTTGATCTCTTTGTTCCAGGACGGCCTGGGGAAGTCCAGGCACATGAGGCCCGGAGATCAACACTCAGTCCAGTCGGAGTGGAGCGGGACCCTGGCCACGGGACGCTTGGGGCTTCTGGACAGGTGTTGGTCCTGCTCAGCCCTCACACCCAGACACAGGGTCTGCCAGGGAGATGTCGCCCTTTGCCTACTGACCCCACACCATCACAGGCTCAAGGAGCAACCCACCAACGCTGTTACTTCGGGAACTTTCCAAGGGCCAGGCACTGCGCTCTTTGTGTGTGGCATCACCCTCCGGGCGGGCATTAGCCCTTTTCCAGAAGACACACTGAGGTCAGAGATGTTAAGTTGCTCAAAGGCACAtagccaggaagtggcagagagggatTCAAACCAATACCCAAGTCATCTGATTCAGAGACACACATGCCCGTCTGCCACACCAAAGAGGGCCCTCCTCTGCCCAGGCCCCGGCGAGGGCAAAGCTGGGTGCACGGCAGGCCCAGCTGGTCGTGAGCCCAGGCTTCCTCCCACCACGACAGAACTGGCAACTAAGCCCAGTTTCCCTGGGGACTCAAAGGAGAAACCTTCTCAGGAATGACAGGTCCCGGACCCAGCCCAGCTGGGAGATTAAACGTGGCTCAAAACACACCCAGCTACAGATTCCCCAAGCTTTTAATGCCGTGGCTCTGGGAAGGGCAGCTGGAGGCTGCAGAGGGTCTCAGGTGCTGCCGACACCCCTCCGTCTCCGGCCCCAAGGTCCCCAAGCACCGAGTGACCAGGCAGCGAGAAGCCCAGGGACCTCACTGCCACGCTGCACTGCTCCTGGGACTGAGGGCTGAGTACCACTTAAAGCTCTCAGAGCTTCTGCGGGTGGGGTCAACAAACTGTGGGCAAGGCCCGGCCCAGGCAGAGCTCGGCCTGGGGCTGCACGGGCGGGTGAGGAGAGACCAGGTTCCCAGCCTCACTGGCACGGGCCAGTGAGCTACCCTGAAGGGAGAGGAGGTCTCAGGGAGTCTGGGACAGGTATGCATGGGGCTCCTGGCCACTCGGGGCACCTGATTCAGGCAACCCCTGAGATGAGGAACAGGAGAACACAGTCCaaggtgggcggggcgggggggcatcTAGAACACCATCCGAGGCGCAAGGAAGGTGGTGCAGCCTGAGCCGCCTCCACGGCCTGTCATACTGGCCCCAGGCTGGGGCCCGGCAAAGCAGCCTGGCTTCAGTACCCTTGCGGGGCGTGACCCCTGCTCTCCGAGCCTCCGAAAGGGTCCGCGGGCGCCTCTGGTGAGTCAATCGTCTGGTAGTCGCTGCGCTCCTGTGACGGTCCGAGGAAACCTAGGGGCGAGGGGACGTGGgggtaggggagaaaaaaatgaagggtgAGGACTCGAGATgttctacccacccacccccaccaggagGGCCCTGGGACAGGGATGGCGAGAGCACCGCCCCCAAGCTACTGGCATACGTGCAGCCAATCCTCCCGTATCCCTACAGAGCAGGCGTCTTGTTGCCCCCGCTTTACAGACGGGAAAACTGAGGGTCAAAGAGGTGGACTGACTTGCCTGCGAGCAGGGAGCTTGAAGCTGGGGACACTAAGAGTCAAGCCAAGGCAGCACGAGTGCTCTCGGCCACCGCGCTCGGCCCTGCACAGTGCACGCTTAGCAACTCGAGGAGAGGGTGCCCAGCCCCGGGCCCACAGGCTCCTCTCCGAGGCGCAGCGGACACCGTGTTACTGCGTCCAGAAGGCCCAGAGCTGGCACAGCCGCAGAGCCCAGAGCGCTGGGCTGCGGGTGCCGGGTAGGTGGGAGGGTTCGAGGTGCCCatgccctccctcccatccctgcccGGCACATCTGTCCCGTGATCCGGAGCAGGTCCCAAGGGCTAAGGGCGCCAGCTCCTTCATGTGTCCAACGGGAGGAATGTTACtggctccccccaaccccccggcAGTGCTGAGGTCAGCCAGGGGGAGGCCACAGGccacccctgccctggcctggctGCTCCCCTGGGCGGGGTCGTGGGCCCCTCTGGGCCTCTCTTCTCCAGACGGAACAGGGCAAGACTGCCCCCCAGCCTCTCCCTACTTGTCTGAGATGAGATGTCAGAGAGAACAGGAGAACGGCCTGGCCACCACGAGAGGGGTACAGCTCCCAGCCGGCGTCGGAGGGGTAgcggggggccggggcgggggcggggcgacACAGATGTCAGCAGGGAGAGCACCTGGGGCTCAGCCGAGGCTCCCGCGGCCCATGCCATGCCAGCGCCTTCTTCCTTGGCCACCCAGACCCCACACGGCAGGAggggaggctccaggctgctaCCGCCCAGAGCTGCCTCGGAACTGGGGCACACCCAGCTGTATCTGTGCTCGGGCTAAGGGGGGTGGGGGTCCGGTCGCCACCCCCAACTCTGCCCGCGGCCTGATGCCGGGGAAAGCTCCCAGCAGGCTGGGATGGGAGCACAGGGCTGGTGCAGCAGAAGCCGGAGCTCGTACGCCTCCTGGCCTGGGGTTCAGCGTCCACACCACACTCCTCCCTGCGCCTCGAGCCTTTGTCCCCAGGGCAAGGACGGCCCACTCGGGCAGGGGCTGTGGGCCAGGCTAGACAGAGTCAGGGGAGACGAGGAAGACGCTGCCAGCACCTGGGCCGGGGACAGGACAGTCAGGGAGCCGGCCGCGGGTGGTGGCCTCACCAATATGGGGCAGGAGCTCACCCCCGCGCTCCCGGTACATGTGGTAGACGAAGCAGCAGGACAAGGGCTTGAGGAGCAGGCTGAGGATGGCCATGCCGGCACCAAAGCGCTCCGTGTCCGAGAAGCCGGTCCGCTGGTAGAAGACGCTGATGTGGACGATGTCCAGGAAGACGGTGGCCGCCAAGCCACCCAGAAACTGCAAGACAGGCCGGGCGCAGGGCCCGCGGTGACCACGTGCCACCAGGGCTTAAGAGCGCGCCGACGCCCTGTCATGccctcatgccccccccccccacccctcccatctaCCAGACCGGAAGCTCTGTCTGTGCCCTCCTGTGTCCTTAGGCTTTGCTGCAAAACACATCAGCCAGCAGGCAGGACCCTGTGGATGAGGCGCCTGCCCGAGGACTGCAGCACCGAGCGCGGGGACGTGGGGACCCGGTCCGGACCTAGCCTGTGGCTCCAccagagccccaccccccaccactgcccctgTTGCCCTTGAGGCCATGATGGGGCACGAGACTTGGCTCCAGAACCTCCAAGACAGAGGTCCCTTGGAGTTCACCCAATCTGTCTCCAGCACCAGGGAAGCCCTTCCTCGGTCATCCTGACGGGCCGGTGCTGGAGCGCCCACCGCCCGCCGGGGCGTAGTGGGTGTCCATGACAGAGCTCAGCAGGGCTGTGTCCACTCTGACCTCATAAGTACAGGAGCTCCCTCTTCGTGGGTCTCCAGCCACATCCCTCCCCACCAGAACCTAGAGGTGGGTTACAGGAAAGGGGTCCAGTGCCATCGAGGAGCGGccactctggggcacctggggggacCCCACCCGTGCCACTCTCTCGGGGAAGGCCCTGAGCAGACTCGGGGCGCTCTGGGCCCAGCAGGCCGAGAAGCAGGCCAGGCTAGTGAAGACACACGTGGGCTGGTAGCCTGGGTGGGCTTATTCACAAGGCTTTAGAGAATGGAAAACGGGGGCACGAGGAGGAGAGAGGATCGGGATGGGTGAGGGggagaccgggggggggggggccacgaCCACCCTGAAGCCAGTCCTCTCGCTGCGTCCCCCGCCTCACCAGGCTTATGGCGTCGATAGAGTCCCTCTGAGCAACGGCCCACACGCCCAAGGCCAGGATGGTGAAGTTTGCCCAGGGATAGGGGCCCTCGAACGCTATGCAGCCCCTGTGGGAAGAGGCACCGGAGTCACATGAGGTGACCGCCCCCCAGGTGCCCGCCCCCTCCCGCTCCCGGGCCTCAGGGTCCTCTGACGAGCCGTCTGCCCGGCTCCAGGGCACCTCCCCTGCCCTGGAAATGTCAGCAAGCAAATCCCCTTGGCGTCACTTCCCAAAGGGACCCCGAATCCGGCCATATCCCTCCAGCTCCAAAACACCATCCTCCCCTGGATACATCCACGGATTGATCTCTGTGGCCTCTGCCCACCGGTCTCTTACTTCCATTCCTGCCCTTCCAGGGGCAACGATGTCACTCTCCTGCTAAGAATTCTCCAGCAGTTTCCCGTCCCACTTGCAGTGAAATACAGACCCTTCCTGTGGCCTAAGGAGCCCTGTGGGATCTGGCCCGTGACACAGACTCTCTTACGGCCCAGCCACTGCCCGTGTTGTGTCCTCTACCCTGAACACTTGGCCCCGTTGTGTTACTTTAGTCTGAGCCCAAACGTTACCTCTGAGACTCTTTCCCCGaccacctaatttttttttttttaattttttttttaacatttatttatttttgagacagagagagacagagtatgaacaggggaggggcagagagagagagggagacacagaatctgaaatgggctccaggctctgagctgtcagcacagagcccgacgcggggctcgaacccacggaccgtgagatcatgacctgagccgaagtcggacgcttaaccaactgagccacccaggtgccccccgaccACCTAATTTTAAGTACCACCTTGTCACTTTCTAACACAACACCTGCCCGTATCTTCTGTTCTGGGGGATCGTTACC
The sequence above is drawn from the Neofelis nebulosa isolate mNeoNeb1 chromosome 2, mNeoNeb1.pri, whole genome shotgun sequence genome and encodes:
- the AGTRAP gene encoding type-1 angiotensin II receptor-associated protein isoform X1; the protein is MELPTVNLKTILLVHWLLTTWGCIAFEGPYPWANFTILALGVWAVAQRDSIDAISLFLGGLAATVFLDIVHISVFYQRTGFSDTERFGAGMAILSLLLKPLSCCFVYHMYRERGGELLPHIGFLGPSQERSDYQTIDSPEAPADPFGGSESRGHAPQGY
- the AGTRAP gene encoding type-1 angiotensin II receptor-associated protein isoform X2 — translated: MELPTVNLKTILLVHWLLTTWGCIAFEGPYPWANFTILALGVWAVAQRDSIDAISLFLGGLAATVFLDIVHISVFYQRTGFSDTERFGAGMAILSLLLKPLSCCFVYHMYRERGGFLGPSQERSDYQTIDSPEAPADPFGGSESRGHAPQGY